aggagagagagtaaaagaaagaaagagaaaaataataataaacaaaatttatagtgtgaaagtttactattcatactaaaagaaaaaactacatAATAGGTATTATGCTGGAGATAAAAGAAATGCTAATAATAGTCGTATTATAAAAGATTTGCATATTCTGTCATATATGCTCTTAatccaaaaatacattttatcctctcaaaattttatcacatttttactttttgcttcaaatatttaaaaattggcaatatattCTAACTAagttttctaaattttcaaaaatcaatttCGTCTTCTCCAACCGACAATGGCTAATGTGCATTGCACATATATCTTTTGGTGCAAACTTCTCAAAATTGCTCTATGATACACTCgttgaatttcaatttttttttttttttaaaaaaagattgggGGCAGTAGCTTGTCGAGTAATGctaaagaccattttttttatcatctttttatcctcttaaagctgatatgacttttaaaatcactattggatcaaaattcaagtatgattcatctaaaatttaatgatgattttaaaagttatataagctttaagataataaaaagatggtccataACATTACTCGTAGCTTGTCACCTCCATTCTGGTAAGATAAGTGGCTAAATGAGGGTGACTCGGCTATCCCAAAAAGTTTGGTGTGGTTTTAGCCTCTGTATTTGACCCCTTAAGAGTGATTCGTCTCTTTTATTCCGGCTAAATGGAGTTGGCTCAGCCATGCCTGCCAAATCAAGTGGCAGTAgccattatattttttttatttttttattgaatgctaaatattattatgatattctgtagatattattttttaaaaattaaaattttctaaatttattttaaaattttgcacGTGGGCTTTCTTCCAccgacaaaaaaaagaaaaaaaaaaaaatggtacaaCTTCAAAAtgaggtaaaatgtattttttcctgcAGTATTTCACTCGCTTTCCAGGCCCACGTGAAAACTACATCAACCATAAATTCAAACGAGCTGAAAACACATCAACGGCTTTAATCCAATCTACAAACTTTGCAACGTGTCCAACAATTTGAACGTGGTAGCGACCGTTTGCCAAGGTGGATTCCATCAGCCATCAGCCAACAGGGtatttttaagatattttattatgtacattttttaataccatctatttttataaaattaaatagcCAAATATGTTATATCGACTTTTTCAATAACGAGAAAAAGAGTCTCCATACACATCTCACATCTAAGAACACAGTATTATATTGTGATAAAATACGAGTAAATAACATTTGAGTGGGTTATGATTTATTAGTCTTTTTCAATAGGGGTGGGTATTGATTCGATTGGTACTGTATTGATAGGAGCATTTTCGTCTACCGATTTGTAAAAGTTGGTTAAATCCATTAATTAACTAACGTTATACTGACAATGAATAGTTTCGACTTTTTCAATTAGTAAGTTAAGTCGattacaagtttttatgttaagatttatcatTTGCATTGTAACTACAGAATCAGTAAcgaatatgttttataaatgaaaaaaaaaaagtaaatttatgtAACATAGACCAAAATGACAACCCAATTGGACAAATACAATAAGAAAAGTTAtaagataaaatttaaaattcactttaaaaattagttaaatCTATTAACTGGTAGTATTTTTATTTCGTCTACCAACCGCCAAAAGTCGATTGTTGGCCAATGACAGTTCGGTGGTGGTTGATAAGCAGTCGGTAAGTGGTAAACGGTTAATCTGCTCATTCCTATTTTTCAATTATgtcttttattataattttttttgttaaatcccaataaaggaaaaaaaaaaaaaaaaaccccataaaaattaaaaaattaaaaaataaaagaagaaaataaaaatacatttataaaaatttatgagggtagaataaatattttatatgttagCCGACATTcattaagtttaaaaaaaaatcattaaaaatagatttttccttaaaaaaacaCAGAGAGATTTTTGAATTTGACGACAGCCTTGGGAGGTGAGTCCAAATCAAATTTTGACTAATTTTCATTGCATGTCGGCCAGCACACAAGCAAGGTCCACTGGAAATCGGACTTCTGGTTGACTGCCCGAACCGGTTTCACTTTAGAAGGGCCGGTCACCATAAATAGAGGAGCATTAGCCGGAGAAGCTGTACGGCTTAAATACTCACACGTGGAGGTTACACCGACAATGTATATGCTTTATTGCTATCTACATAATTCATAGAGAATTATATCTACGTGCTATCTACATAATTCGCATAGATAATTATATCTACATAATTCATAGAGAATTATATCTACATAATTCATGAGGGTTTTAATTAGCTTGATATGCTAAATTTCAGGTTATTTGGATTAGCTGCTCTAAAAAAACTATGatctagatttaattttaatttttttgttaccaaaaaaaaaaaaaaagttaaatttgaaccgtaaaaaaaattacaataaatatattataatttttttaggcTTAAATACTATTCCAGTACCtgtggtttgcaccaaaatcaaataaccACCTAGGtttcaaaaatgtcacaaatgGTACTAGTAGTAAGCCAATAAACCCACTTGGTACTTCTGTCAACATTtcgttaagttttttaacgaAACGCCACGTCACTCGTATACGTGGGCGCCCCATGGCGTGGTACCTAAGTTTTTGGGTGccatgtcatattttatttataaaaaaaaaaaaaacagtggggtggccggccaccccgtttggcttgggggtggtttggccacacCCTTGGGCcgaatcctaaaaaaaaaaaaaatagatttgtATGGCAGGTAACTCAAATCCAATTCCACGAGGGTATCAAATATTTGGTAATTAAATGAAATGCAAGACTTAAGGCTAAGAATTATTATGTTATTAAAAACCAACCAAACTTTCTAAACAAATGTGAAATAATATGTTTGTTAAGAGAAATTATTGATGTTaataatttgtccatattttttcacaaattcaatagatcaactattaaatttgtgaggtCTACCATTAACTTATGTAGGGTCTacataaattcataaatctaatggttgataaTTAAGATATATTAGGGgatgccttttgttttttatttgaaaaagtattaaagaaataaaagtgaaaataactTAGAAGAATCTATAAATAATACTTACCACGTTaactactaaataattaaatttgattgtggtTAACGTGACAAtatcacatcagtttgtaagtTTACGTAACACTTTTCAAACTAGTCACTAagcaattaaatttgattgtgggTAGCATAACAGTGTTAAGTGAACTATCACTTGagttaataagaaattaaattatCCCAAATATTTTGCTTTGTAAAGTATTAATTCTCATGGACACTGATATGCATTACATGATATTGATTTGCACTATCCACTTTAGACAACGGCCTTGTTCTTTTTAGGTaataaagttttgaaatttttcatgtAACCACTTAGCCATAATTGTGTTGCATTGTAGCAATTCGAGACAATGATTATGGTATAATACAAGGACACCTGGGGGTTGATTGGTGTAATCTATAGTTATCATgagtttttgttctttattcATCTCATGGGTCCGCCAAATTATGAGTTATTTCACTATATCTAATGATCAGAGACATTTTGTGTCTCTTTTCAACCTAAATTGTTTATGGAAGGTTTTGTATTTGCGTTGATGTTCAAGGGGTGGATAAAGGCAATTGGGATGCACCTATTGATGTTTGAAATAAGACGACGGGTGGAGGGGTGATAGTTCGAGATGCGAAATGATTTGTATTGGCTTCAACTCAACATATAGATCTGCCCCCAGATTCTAACGAATTATTTTGGAGGGCAATGTCCTAGAAATTGTGGATACTTTGCATCAAGAAAGATTTAGTTGGTAACGATATAGACAATTGATTGAGGATATCCGACTCAATCTAAATAGTCTCAAATTTTGATTCGTAAGGCATGTCCGAAGAAAAGTCAATGAAACAACTCATCGCCTTGCAAAAGCAGTATTTTCTTAGTTTATAAAACAAGTTTAGATAGCATATAACcccatttttttccaaaatattataCTTGACCCGTCAGCATAGTCTATTGAAAAGAaacattttaataaaaacatttatttaggATTTTGATAGCACAACTAAAAGTGTTTCTTAAACCTCATTCTAATCGATGCATAAAGACAGAGATAAGTATTTAAACGACAAATTATGTGGACACTCTGCCATATAGCATTAAATGGACAACTTGGCAGGCCATCCTCCAAGACTCAAAATTAGgtagagaaagagaagaagctTCTTATAGCTATATACTTTAATGCGACAAATCATCACCATTATTTTACACCCTTTACGTATCTAGCCCTCTGAATATCAAAGCAATCTTAAACAAATCGTGGGCATTTGTGCCACTGTTTAACTTACACCTTAATCATGTGTTTTGGATCATGGTTGGGTTGAAACCAATGCCTCTATGCCTATGCCTTAAAAAACAagattctttttcattttccttgaaatTTAGCAGATctgtcaaaattttgttttattacattTAACATTATGAGTATATAATGCACTTTCATTTCACATTTATTCCACTAGACTTAATTTAACTGTGTCCATCAGccgttttgtttatttttatttatttataataatagcTGTTAGGCACTACTAcatcaacccaataaaataaaagttaaaaaaaatgataatatatgTACATGGTACCATGTCAGCTAAATTTAAATGGCAACATATTCACGGGGCGGGTgataatatacatattattagatttataaaattaattttgaatcaATAATTATGCGATGGAGAGGATCTACAAGTACCTTAATAAAAAATGGAGTAATGCCGTAATGGTatacattatatttttattttactttgttgatgtggcactgtcaatcaatttaaattttttaaaaagataaaaataaaaattgatctaAGAGTTGATTGAGAGTAAACGTATGATCGAAGCGATACATCATTcctctttaaaaaagaaaaaaagtgaaataaattgAGAGCCATTCGACATGCCAAAGGCAAAATCAAAGGAAGCCCTGCCGCAGCCTAGGCCAGTTTCCATATTTAGCAGAGCGGACGTATTAAAAGCGTGGTCCGATGCAAAAATCACGCTTGTGTAGGACAAAAGGTGAGGAAGAAGACTAGAGTTACACATTCTCACGTGAAAGTCACATGCACGAGACCAGATCAACAAGTTTTCAAACTATATagcagtgagagagagagacacagagagagagagagagagctcactTTCCCCTGTTCCCTTCACTCCTAAAAAGCTCTTTAGGAGGGAAGGGATCATCACCACCATGGAAATGGGGGATCACCAGAAAAATCTACACCATTGTAGAAAACGTCCCAGATTTGCAGAGAGTTTGTGCCTTCTTCTTCTATCCCTGTTTGCCATTTCCGCCTCTGCTCGAGCCTTCGATTATGCAGATGCTCTCACAAAGAGCCTTCTCTACTTCGAATCTCAACGCTCCGGGAGGCTGCCGTACAACCAAAGAGTCACCTGGCGTGACCATTCCGGCCTCACCGATGGCCTAGAACAAGGAGTAATTAATTAGTACTCCAAACCCTCTAAACCCATTTGCCCAGATGCCGGGTTATTATGAATATTTATCTGATTTTTTGCGCAGGTTGATTTGGTCGGAGGATATTATGATGCCGGCGACCATGTAAAATTTGGGCTTCCAATGGCATTCACAGTGACAATGCTCTCATGGGGTGTCATAGAATTCCGGCAACAAATCGCCGACGCCGGAGAATTGGAACATGCCATGGAGGCTATTAAGTGGGGAACAGATTATTTCATTAAGGCACACACTAGCCCAAATGTGTTATGGGCAGAGGTACATTAATTCGCATAACCACATTTTGTatgaattaatttaatttaaaccatatatatatatatatatatatacgtaatGTGCTAGGTGGGTGATGGTGACACCGACCACTACTGCTGGCAGCGGCCAGAGGACATGACGACGTCGAGGCAGGCGTACAAGATCGACGAGAACAACCCCGGGTCGGATCTCGCCGGAGAGACGGCGGCGGCAATGGCGGCAGCATCAATAGTGTTCAAGAAAACAAATCCACATTACTCGCAGCTACTTCTACACCATGCCCAACAGGTACATCACatgtacaaacaaaaaaacagattGTGTCGATCGATGAGGGGTTGtgctaatttaaattaaattaaattaaaattaatataaaatctTGTGTTAATTGTGGCATGCATGGAGGTGTTTGAATTTGGAGATATGTACAGAGGAAAGTATGATgggagtgtggaggtggtgaaGAGCTACTATGCGTCGGTGAGTGGGTACAAAGATGAGTTGTTGTGGGGAGCTTTGTGGCTGTACATGGCCACCGACAAGGATGAGTATTTCAAGTATTTTGTTCACAAGGCTCACTGCTTTGGTGGCACTGGTTGGGCCATATCTGAGTTCAGCTGGGATGTCAAGTATGCTGGCCTCCAAGTCATTGCCTCTAAGGTAAAACttgccaatttttatttttatttcttattttttattgcatGCTCAATAGgtgtcaatttttgttttaattggaAATAGGATTTTGATTTATGAGATCACCaccaattactcaaaattagaTAATATCATATTACGAAATCGTGGccctttcattttaaattcaaatgaGTAATTGGAATAGATCTCAATCTTTGATTTATTTGCTTTgtttggacaaaattttcttttaaactgaCATATGTTTGTCGTTTAGTTCAGTATATTAAACTGGAGTAATGtcaaaaattatacttttatttcacaataaagATGCCACACTCTCAACCAATGTTTAAATCACGGGataagtgaaatggagaggattcgcACGTcttttaaaagatttaaaaaacgTAAAACTATGTATACCATTACATATATTAACTTTAAATCATGACCATTAAAATAGAGATGATCATTGTCCTTGAATTGgtctttattaaaagaaaaatcaattgaGACTGTCACGTCaacattatttaataaaaataatattttttattaaattgacaaatCATATGATTTTCAcacatataatttatatatatttttttaaaaaatacatagaaGAATCACttgttatttaatagattgtattaaataaatttgtagcTCAAACATTGTCCCTCATTTTTAGTCTCTCAAATCTTTTTTGGGATTTTGCTTTTCCCTAGATTCAAAGATGGAATAATAGTTTTATAGCTTTAAATCACACCCTTTTTACTTTATAGGGGTTGTGGATGAAGTAAGCCCTAATTAAGGCACCCATCCATAgggtaaaaaaatataaagaaaagaaaaaggatctCTGGGGGCTGGAGCACAAAACCATGTGATTCTTTAATTTGCAAGGGTCGTCACTTCTCACACAATAATTGGTAGTAAAAAGATACAAATGTGCATAGAATAAGTGACTTCATTTTCTCCTGTGCTTATGCAGTAGCATTCTATTAAAATAACtcattttattgatttaatttaCACTTTATTATTTCAGTTAATATTACACGTGTCACCATTATATAGAATTTTTCTAACTAATTATTATGCATAAACATCATGGTATAATAAGAaattctatgatttttttttttttgaagaaattctaTGATGACTTGGGTATATTAGaccataattaatttttttttaatctctttttcATGGAACActtgaaaaaatttgaataacCGGTgaggacagagttttccttcaaactgggttggaagaaCTTCCttcaactcaatctataaaaatgacatgtgtgtatttttttaataacatgtgaattacacatgagtttttaatattatttattccaactttgtccctactattaaaaaacatgtacatCTCATATATTcaaatgacatatgtcatttttatagactgagttggaagaagttcctccaacccagtttggaggaaaactctgtccaacTGGtactgtagtttttttttttaaagcacttgagccaaatccaaactttttccttctctcttgaactaaaaaataattcaaaacataaaatacttacggaagatttaaaattattttcaaataaataaataaataaataaaacattctAAAAATAAGTTAACAAACGGATCTGATATG
This window of the Corylus avellana chromosome ca5, CavTom2PMs-1.0 genome carries:
- the LOC132181069 gene encoding endoglucanase 11, with the translated sequence MEMGDHQKNLHHCRKRPRFAESLCLLLLSLFAISASARAFDYADALTKSLLYFESQRSGRLPYNQRVTWRDHSGLTDGLEQGVDLVGGYYDAGDHVKFGLPMAFTVTMLSWGVIEFRQQIADAGELEHAMEAIKWGTDYFIKAHTSPNVLWAEVGDGDTDHYCWQRPEDMTTSRQAYKIDENNPGSDLAGETAAAMAAASIVFKKTNPHYSQLLLHHAQQVFEFGDMYRGKYDGSVEVVKSYYASVSGYKDELLWGALWLYMATDKDEYFKYFVHKAHCFGGTGWAISEFSWDVKYAGLQVIASKLLMEEKHKEHAHILEQYRSKAEYYICSCLNKNNGSNVERTPGGLLYVRQWNNMQYVSTAAFLLTVYSDLLQNSNQKLNCHGGMVGHEEILTFAKSQIDYILGSNPMNMSYLVGYGANFPARVHHRGASIVSYRENKGFIGCTQGYDYWYSRQETNPNVLVGALVGGPDCQDNFEDQRENFMQTEACTYNTAPLVGVFAKLLQLEDPNLLASY